One window of the Candidatus Chryseobacterium colombiense genome contains the following:
- the lpxK gene encoding tetraacyldisaccharide 4'-kinase, which translates to MKRWYLYPFSLGYHLVTGIRNTMYDVGIFKSTKFKTPIICVGNLSVGGSGKSPMVMYLAQFLSKHYRTGVLSRGYGRVTKGYEVTNYDSNYKMVGDEAMQLFERFKNRFVIAVSEERVPGAKKVIADMDLDVLVLDDAMQHRAIKAGFNILMTDFNDPYFKDHLLPAGDLRESRAGSSRADIIMVSKCPDELTEETKQYYISRIRPDRTQKVFFSSIGYDENVYGKEKMLPDNNLNYYDILLITGIANPKPLLQHLAKFSQRVKHLKFRDHHNFTDDDIKKIIAEYKKLGEYKLILTTEKDYVRLKTFDYLRDIVYYWPINVIIDKKEEFNQIILDYVRKN; encoded by the coding sequence ATGAAAAGATGGTACCTTTATCCTTTTTCCCTCGGTTATCATTTGGTAACGGGTATCCGAAACACAATGTATGATGTAGGGATTTTTAAATCTACAAAATTCAAAACTCCGATTATTTGCGTCGGCAATCTTTCTGTGGGCGGAAGCGGAAAATCTCCCATGGTGATGTATCTCGCTCAGTTTTTATCAAAACATTACAGAACCGGAGTCCTTTCACGTGGTTATGGAAGAGTTACCAAAGGTTATGAAGTAACGAACTACGACAGCAACTATAAAATGGTGGGTGATGAAGCGATGCAGCTGTTTGAACGCTTTAAGAACCGTTTTGTCATTGCCGTTTCCGAAGAAAGAGTTCCGGGAGCCAAGAAAGTTATTGCCGATATGGATCTTGACGTACTTGTTCTGGATGACGCTATGCAGCACAGAGCCATAAAAGCAGGTTTCAATATTTTAATGACTGATTTTAATGATCCTTATTTTAAAGATCATTTACTTCCGGCCGGAGATTTAAGAGAGTCCAGAGCGGGCTCCAGTAGAGCAGACATTATTATGGTCAGCAAATGTCCCGATGAACTTACGGAAGAAACCAAGCAGTATTATATCTCGAGAATAAGACCGGATCGTACCCAGAAAGTATTCTTTTCATCCATTGGCTATGACGAAAACGTGTATGGAAAAGAAAAAATGCTTCCGGACAACAACCTGAATTATTATGACATTCTATTAATCACAGGAATTGCCAATCCAAAACCTTTGTTGCAGCATTTAGCCAAATTTTCGCAGAGGGTAAAGCATTTAAAATTCAGAGATCATCATAACTTTACGGATGATGACATCAAAAAAATCATTGCCGAGTATAAAAAACTGGGTGAATATAAATTAATCTTAACCACAGAAAAAGATTACGTACGTCTTAAAACTTTTGACTATCTTAGAGATATTGTTTACTACTGGCCTATTAATGTGATCATTGATAAGAAAGAAGAATTCAATCAAATCATCTTAGATTATGTTAGAAAAAATTAA
- a CDS encoding purine-nucleoside phosphorylase, whose translation MLEKIKQTADFIRNIIQETPDFAIVLGSGLGKLQDEVEAIHILEYKNIPNFPQTTVAGHSGKLIYGILEGKKVLMMSGRFHYYEGHSMETVTFPIRVFHLLGIQNLILSNACGGVNPNYNIADIVIVKDHINMMPEHPLRGRNIDELGPRFVDMSEPYNKKMISVAERSAKENNIKVHQGIYVALQGPTFETPAEYGMIKAIGGDMVGMSTVPEVIVAKHMNMDVFCVSVITDLGGPDIAFTVSHEEVLNAANKAMPNVITLVKGLVKNYQ comes from the coding sequence ATGTTAGAAAAAATTAAGCAGACCGCCGATTTTATCAGAAACATCATTCAGGAAACTCCTGATTTTGCCATCGTTTTAGGCTCCGGATTGGGAAAGCTTCAGGATGAAGTGGAAGCAATTCATATTCTTGAATACAAAAACATCCCTAATTTTCCACAGACCACAGTTGCAGGCCATAGCGGAAAACTTATCTACGGAATTCTGGAAGGTAAAAAAGTACTGATGATGAGCGGCCGCTTTCATTACTATGAAGGTCATTCCATGGAAACCGTAACTTTTCCTATCAGGGTTTTTCATTTATTAGGCATCCAAAATCTAATTCTTTCTAATGCTTGTGGCGGAGTAAACCCGAATTACAACATCGCTGATATTGTTATTGTAAAAGACCACATCAATATGATGCCTGAACATCCGCTTCGTGGCAGAAATATCGATGAATTGGGACCTCGTTTTGTTGATATGAGCGAACCTTACAACAAAAAGATGATTTCCGTTGCCGAACGATCTGCCAAAGAAAATAATATTAAAGTTCATCAGGGAATTTATGTTGCCTTACAGGGACCTACTTTTGAAACGCCGGCAGAATACGGAATGATAAAAGCAATCGGTGGTGATATGGTAGGAATGAGTACCGTACCTGAAGTAATTGTTGCCAAACATATGAATATGGATGTTTTTTGTGTCTCCGTAATTACAGATCTGGGAGGACCCGATATTGCCTTCACCGTTTCTCACGAAGAAGTTTTAAATGCAGCCAACAAAGCAATGCCCAATGTGATTACTCTGGTAAAAGGTCTGGTAAAAAATTACCAATAG
- a CDS encoding thioredoxin family protein, with product MRKLVLIFALSIFGLGHSQEVPKVLKTGFSKEALNQKLEDEDGKSTTIQQILDQHKGKVLVIDFWAGWCRDCLKALPKAKELEENNKNIDFVFLSLDRSKEGFDKSLERFEMKDKENYWFASGWKNDFNNYVDLNWIPRYMVVDQKSSIAKYYAITPEDPEIQFTIDKLLNK from the coding sequence ATGAGAAAGTTAGTATTAATTTTTGCCTTAAGTATTTTTGGATTGGGTCATTCTCAGGAAGTTCCAAAAGTTCTTAAAACCGGTTTTTCCAAAGAAGCTTTAAACCAGAAATTGGAAGATGAAGATGGGAAAAGCACTACTATTCAGCAAATTTTGGATCAGCATAAAGGAAAAGTATTGGTTATTGATTTTTGGGCAGGTTGGTGTAGAGACTGTCTGAAAGCGCTTCCAAAAGCTAAAGAACTGGAAGAAAACAATAAAAATATTGATTTCGTATTCCTCTCGCTCGACCGCTCCAAAGAAGGTTTTGATAAAAGCCTGGAAAGATTTGAAATGAAGGACAAAGAAAACTATTGGTTTGCTTCCGGCTGGAAAAATGACTTTAATAATTATGTTGACCTCAACTGGATTCCTAGATATATGGTAGTCGATCAGAAATCTTCTATTGCAAAATATTACGCGATCACACCTGAAGATCCGGAAATTCAATTTACTATTGATAAGTTATTAAATAAATAA
- the dinB gene encoding DNA polymerase IV codes for MDFPFPIRKIIHVDMDAFYASVEQHDNPTLKGKAIAVGGQHRGVVAAASYEARKFGVRSAMPSKTAQEKCPHLIFVPPRFARYKEISRKIREIFYEYTDLVEPLSLDEAYLDVTENKKGIESANQIAKEIRQKIFSETGLTASAGISVNKFLAKVASDINKPNGQKTIHPDKIETFLEELPVEKFYGVGKVTANKMFSLGIFKGKDLKKRSIEDLTRMFGKSGGYYYNVVRGIHHSEVKPHRIQKSVAVERTFFEDIFDEQQINEKLESLSTELHSRLQKNNILGRTLTLKIKYKDFSLFTRSITKEDYFSSADQYFNTGKKLWELRPFDKPVRLLGLSLSHLNTEDQKLVSVQLKIPFKEFEDQ; via the coding sequence ATGGATTTTCCTTTTCCCATCCGCAAAATAATTCATGTTGATATGGATGCATTTTATGCTTCCGTAGAGCAGCATGACAATCCTACACTAAAGGGAAAAGCCATCGCCGTTGGAGGACAGCATCGAGGAGTTGTTGCCGCAGCAAGCTACGAAGCCAGAAAATTTGGAGTTCGCTCTGCAATGCCCAGTAAAACAGCCCAAGAAAAATGTCCTCATTTAATTTTTGTTCCCCCACGTTTTGCGCGATATAAAGAAATTTCAAGAAAAATCAGGGAAATATTTTACGAATATACAGATCTTGTAGAGCCCCTCTCTTTAGATGAAGCCTATCTTGATGTTACCGAAAATAAAAAAGGAATAGAATCCGCCAATCAGATTGCGAAGGAAATCCGTCAGAAAATATTCAGTGAAACCGGACTCACCGCTTCTGCAGGAATTTCCGTTAATAAATTTTTAGCAAAAGTAGCTTCCGATATCAATAAACCGAACGGACAAAAAACGATTCATCCTGATAAAATCGAAACATTTTTAGAAGAACTTCCTGTTGAAAAATTTTACGGCGTTGGAAAAGTTACGGCTAACAAAATGTTTAGTTTAGGAATTTTTAAAGGAAAAGATTTAAAAAAAAGATCTATTGAAGACTTAACCCGAATGTTTGGAAAATCCGGTGGATATTATTACAATGTCGTTCGCGGAATTCATCATTCTGAAGTAAAACCTCATCGCATACAGAAAAGTGTGGCAGTGGAAAGAACTTTTTTTGAAGATATTTTTGATGAACAGCAGATCAATGAAAAACTTGAAAGTCTAAGTACCGAGCTTCATTCAAGACTACAAAAAAATAATATTCTCGGGCGGACCTTAACGTTAAAAATTAAATACAAAGATTTCTCACTTTTTACAAGAAGCATCACTAAAGAAGATTATTTTTCTTCGGCAGATCAATATTTCAATACCGGAAAAAAACTCTGGGAGCTCCGTCCGTTCGACAAACCTGTCCGATTATTAGGCTTATCACTCTCCCATTTGAATACTGAAGATCAAAAACTGGTTTCCGTTCAACTAAAAATCCCGTTTAAGGAATTTGAAGATCAATAG
- a CDS encoding alpha-amylase: MNQTMIQFFHWYSEGNGKLWQEAEKQSKYLSKLGITAIWFPPAYKGANGGYSIGYDTYDLFDLGEFDQKGTIPTKYGTKDEYLKAIKTLKKNNIQVIVDIVLGHKGGGDELETFKVVKVDENNREKVISDVFEIQSYTKFTFPGRAKKYSDFEWNFTCFSGTDYAEGMDKHIYKIQSEYGNDWEEMIDDEKGNYDYLMFNDIEHRNPHVREELNYWAKWYFDQTDFDGVRLDALKHISFDFYKEWLTLLRSNSGKNIFAVGEYWAPGHLHLLQKYLEVTEGCMSLFDSSLQNNFHTASKEGGSYDLRRIFDETLTLADPMHSVTLVDNHDTQPLQKLEAPVESWFKPIAYALILLREEGYPCVFYPDLYGAHYIDKDGAGNDQEIFLPKIDKIEELLKARKDYAYGAQRDYFEDANCLGWVREGDQEHSGCAVVISNKDAYNKPMEVGKQYSGKKFHDLLKRFKEKVTIDENGWGNFPVPAGNVSVWIPE, translated from the coding sequence ATGAACCAGACAATGATTCAATTTTTCCACTGGTATTCGGAAGGAAACGGAAAGCTTTGGCAGGAAGCCGAAAAACAGTCAAAATATTTATCAAAATTAGGAATCACGGCGATTTGGTTTCCTCCGGCTTACAAAGGCGCAAACGGAGGCTATTCTATTGGTTATGACACTTATGATCTGTTCGATCTCGGGGAATTTGATCAGAAAGGAACCATTCCTACAAAATACGGAACAAAAGATGAGTATTTAAAAGCCATTAAAACCCTTAAAAAAAACAATATTCAAGTCATTGTTGATATTGTACTGGGACATAAAGGCGGTGGTGATGAACTGGAAACCTTTAAAGTGGTAAAAGTAGACGAAAACAACCGTGAAAAAGTAATTTCCGACGTTTTTGAAATACAGTCTTACACTAAATTTACTTTTCCTGGAAGAGCAAAAAAATATTCAGATTTTGAATGGAATTTCACCTGCTTCAGCGGAACCGACTACGCAGAAGGAATGGACAAGCATATCTATAAAATCCAATCTGAGTACGGAAACGATTGGGAGGAAATGATTGATGATGAAAAAGGAAATTATGATTACCTCATGTTCAATGATATTGAGCATCGAAATCCTCATGTACGTGAAGAACTCAACTATTGGGCAAAGTGGTATTTTGATCAGACTGATTTTGACGGAGTAAGACTGGATGCCTTAAAGCATATTTCTTTTGATTTTTACAAAGAATGGCTCACTTTACTGCGCTCCAATTCCGGAAAAAATATTTTTGCCGTTGGGGAATATTGGGCTCCCGGACATCTGCATCTGCTTCAGAAATATCTTGAAGTGACGGAAGGCTGCATGAGCTTATTTGACAGCTCTTTGCAGAATAACTTCCATACAGCATCCAAAGAAGGTGGTTCTTATGATTTACGAAGAATTTTTGATGAGACTCTAACGCTGGCTGATCCTATGCACTCTGTTACTTTGGTTGATAATCATGATACTCAGCCGTTACAAAAGCTTGAAGCTCCTGTGGAATCATGGTTTAAACCTATTGCTTATGCACTCATATTACTCAGAGAAGAAGGCTATCCATGTGTTTTTTACCCCGACTTATATGGAGCTCATTATATAGATAAGGACGGAGCAGGCAATGATCAGGAAATTTTTCTTCCCAAAATTGATAAGATTGAAGAATTATTAAAAGCCCGGAAAGATTATGCTTACGGAGCTCAGAGAGATTATTTTGAAGATGCCAATTGCCTAGGTTGGGTTCGGGAAGGAGATCAGGAACATAGTGGTTGCGCTGTTGTGATCAGTAATAAAGATGCCTATAATAAACCTATGGAGGTCGGAAAACAATATTCCGGAAAGAAATTTCATGATCTTTTAAAAAGATTCAAAGAAAAAGTAACGATTGATGAAAATGGCTGGGGAAATTTTCCTGTTCCCGCAGGAAACGTGAGTGTTTGGATTCCTGAATAA
- a CDS encoding carboxylesterase family protein: MTSQQNFRTHAFQTPFGKILALKENGVIKAQSIRYATSERYQKPVPVKYSSSEIGFPDKTPVCPQKISPLLERLIGKTDIEKFHVDESPQYLTITRPENFKDEERLPVIVWIHGGSYEVGCGDLPTSDPSVWVREQHIIVVSVSYRLGLFGFLGGNEKRPPNLGLFDIIEALQWIKSNIESFGGDSHNITLFGQSSGGDAIAHLMISEGIENLFQRVIIQSAPLGFRLKRSKMSLEFFQKTAFLQDEKDPLKMTESYSAFLPSFMKYGLKTSMPFCTQYGYSPLCTEEESLPKWKENAKKYDVLIGLNHDETAFYVKTAEEGLYTYLHEKILDRIVRKTTESIYEKPAAIFAQNYAAGGGNIYQFTLHSRLKNNFIGASHCVDLPLIFENETAWKDSELLKDVPWEYIQKNGRKLRALWAEFARTGTISEDSEKPEILELKKL, encoded by the coding sequence ATGACATCACAACAAAATTTTAGAACTCATGCTTTTCAGACGCCGTTCGGAAAAATTTTAGCTTTAAAAGAAAATGGAGTTATTAAGGCTCAAAGCATCCGCTATGCGACATCAGAAAGGTATCAGAAACCTGTTCCCGTAAAATATTCTTCCTCAGAAATTGGTTTCCCAGACAAAACACCGGTTTGTCCACAGAAAATAAGTCCGCTTTTAGAAAGGCTTATCGGAAAAACAGACATTGAAAAATTTCATGTTGATGAATCTCCCCAATATTTAACAATCACACGGCCGGAAAATTTTAAAGACGAAGAAAGGCTTCCTGTAATTGTTTGGATTCATGGTGGTTCTTATGAAGTTGGCTGCGGAGATCTTCCTACTTCAGATCCTTCAGTTTGGGTGAGAGAACAACATATTATTGTAGTTTCTGTTTCTTATCGCCTCGGACTTTTTGGTTTTTTAGGCGGCAATGAAAAAAGACCTCCGAATTTAGGGCTTTTCGATATCATTGAAGCTTTACAATGGATCAAAAGCAATATTGAAAGCTTTGGCGGAGATTCTCACAATATTACTCTTTTCGGACAATCTTCCGGAGGTGATGCGATTGCCCATTTAATGATTTCCGAGGGCATTGAAAATTTATTTCAAAGAGTGATTATTCAGAGTGCCCCTCTTGGTTTTCGTCTTAAAAGAAGCAAAATGTCTCTTGAGTTTTTTCAGAAAACAGCATTCTTACAAGATGAGAAAGATCCTTTAAAAATGACAGAAAGCTATTCAGCGTTTCTACCGTCATTTATGAAATATGGCTTAAAAACCTCCATGCCTTTTTGTACACAATATGGCTATTCTCCGTTATGTACCGAAGAGGAAAGTCTTCCGAAATGGAAAGAAAATGCCAAAAAATATGATGTATTGATCGGTTTAAATCATGATGAAACTGCTTTTTATGTAAAAACTGCCGAAGAAGGACTGTACACTTATTTACATGAAAAAATTCTCGACAGAATTGTTCGGAAAACCACAGAATCTATCTATGAAAAGCCTGCTGCTATTTTTGCCCAAAACTATGCAGCAGGAGGCGGAAATATTTATCAGTTTACCCTTCATTCCCGATTAAAAAATAATTTTATCGGAGCTTCTCATTGTGTAGATCTTCCGTTGATTTTTGAAAATGAAACCGCGTGGAAAGATTCCGAATTATTAAAAGATGTACCTTGGGAGTATATTCAGAAAAACGGAAGAAAACTCCGGGCGCTTTGGGCAGAGTTTGCTAGAACCGGTACAATTTCTGAAGACTCGGAAAAACCTGAAATTCTGGAACTTAAAAAACTTTAG
- a CDS encoding NAD(P)-dependent alcohol dehydrogenase, giving the protein MSTITVKAYGAESRTADLAEINIERREVTPKDVEIEILYCGVCHSDLHTARNDWGGSMYPVVPGHEIVGRITNVGSEVSQFKVGDLAAVGCMVDSCGHCDSCKHDLEQYCQNGFTGTYNGKDKHLGGHTFGGYSQKVVVDEHFVLSVPENLDLAAVAPLLCAGITTWSPLRHWNVGPNSKVAVVGLGGLGHMAIKLAKGLGAEVTLFSRTPGKTEDAKKLGADHVVISTDDAQMKEVAAKFDLIIDTVPYEHDINPYMQTVALNGTLVLVGFVGQFEEAKPSTVPMIFQRRSVAGSLIGGIAETQEMLDFCGKHNIVSDIELIKIQDINNAYERMLKSDVKYRFVIDMQSL; this is encoded by the coding sequence ATGAGCACAATCACTGTAAAAGCTTACGGAGCAGAATCCAGGACAGCAGATTTAGCTGAAATCAACATTGAAAGGAGAGAAGTAACGCCTAAAGATGTAGAAATTGAAATTCTATATTGCGGAGTTTGCCACTCAGATCTTCACACCGCAAGAAATGACTGGGGCGGATCTATGTATCCTGTTGTTCCGGGACACGAAATTGTAGGAAGAATCACAAATGTAGGAAGCGAAGTTTCCCAATTTAAAGTGGGAGATTTAGCCGCCGTTGGTTGTATGGTTGATTCCTGCGGACACTGCGACAGCTGTAAGCACGATCTGGAACAATACTGCCAAAATGGTTTCACCGGAACTTATAATGGAAAAGACAAACATTTGGGAGGCCATACTTTCGGTGGATACTCTCAGAAAGTAGTCGTTGACGAACATTTCGTACTAAGCGTTCCTGAAAATCTTGATCTTGCCGCAGTAGCACCACTTCTATGTGCAGGAATTACAACATGGTCACCTTTAAGACACTGGAATGTAGGTCCAAATTCTAAAGTTGCCGTTGTAGGTTTAGGAGGTTTGGGACATATGGCCATCAAACTGGCAAAAGGTTTGGGAGCAGAGGTTACTTTATTTTCAAGAACTCCGGGAAAAACTGAAGATGCTAAGAAATTGGGAGCAGATCATGTCGTTATTTCTACAGATGATGCTCAAATGAAAGAAGTAGCTGCAAAGTTTGACTTAATTATTGATACTGTTCCTTACGAGCACGACATCAATCCTTATATGCAAACTGTAGCCCTGAACGGAACTCTTGTCTTGGTTGGTTTCGTTGGCCAGTTTGAAGAAGCAAAACCAAGTACCGTACCTATGATTTTCCAGCGTCGTTCTGTGGCGGGATCATTGATCGGTGGTATTGCTGAAACTCAGGAAATGCTTGATTTCTGCGGAAAACACAATATCGTTTCTGATATTGAATTAATTAAAATCCAGGATATCAACAATGCTTATGAAAGAATGCTGAAAAGCGATGTAAAATATCGTTTTGTAATTGATATGCAATCTTTGTAA
- a CDS encoding helix-turn-helix domain-containing protein → MAAIKESSTIQQNKKYALDYCPVTYVMEKIGGFWKPIILYNLSGGDKRYSELKRAIPAVTEKMLIQHLKQLESDGLIIRTAKPVVPPHVTYELSKAGKGLIPVINSMAEWAFEDMGGKYGN, encoded by the coding sequence ATGGCAGCAATTAAAGAAAGTTCAACCATTCAGCAGAATAAGAAATATGCGCTCGATTATTGTCCGGTAACGTATGTGATGGAAAAAATCGGTGGATTCTGGAAGCCCATTATTTTATATAATCTTTCAGGAGGTGATAAAAGATACAGTGAATTGAAACGGGCGATTCCGGCAGTGACGGAAAAAATGCTGATTCAGCATTTAAAACAATTGGAAAGTGATGGTTTAATAATAAGAACGGCAAAACCTGTGGTTCCGCCTCATGTAACCTATGAATTAAGTAAAGCCGGAAAAGGCTTGATTCCTGTTATCAATTCAATGGCAGAATGGGCATTTGAAGATATGGGTGGAAAATACGGGAATTAA
- a CDS encoding NAD(P)H-binding protein, which translates to MKIIVTGSLGNVAKPLTEQLIAEGHDITVISSNASKKEEIERLGAKAAIGSITDLDFLIENFKGNDAAFLMTPPNIGFENIVENTIHAGKNYAEAIKQTGVKKIVMLSSIGAESPVENGPIKGLHFIEKLYNELENTSVTFLRAGYFYINFFNDIPLIKNAGIIGGNYPGHIEVPLVHPKDIAKAAAEELTKTSEGKNVRYIVSDLKNASDLAKTFGNAIGKPELPWVEFKDEESLNGMLQAGLPEEIAELYTEMGRGIRTGVVQKDFIEHGSVVDGEIKLEEFAKEFAGKFSA; encoded by the coding sequence ATGAAAATCATCGTCACAGGTTCATTAGGAAATGTTGCAAAACCTCTTACAGAGCAATTAATTGCTGAAGGTCATGATATTACTGTAATCAGCAGTAATGCCTCTAAAAAAGAGGAAATTGAACGTTTAGGAGCAAAAGCAGCTATCGGCTCAATCACAGATTTAGATTTTTTAATTGAAAATTTTAAAGGGAATGATGCCGCATTTTTGATGACTCCTCCTAATATAGGATTTGAAAACATTGTTGAAAATACAATTCATGCAGGTAAAAATTATGCTGAAGCCATCAAACAGACAGGTGTAAAAAAGATTGTAATGCTAAGCAGCATCGGAGCTGAATCTCCGGTTGAAAACGGACCAATCAAAGGTCTCCATTTTATCGAAAAACTCTATAACGAATTAGAAAATACTTCTGTGACCTTTTTAAGAGCCGGATATTTTTATATTAATTTCTTCAATGATATTCCACTGATTAAAAATGCAGGAATTATCGGAGGAAATTATCCGGGTCATATAGAAGTTCCTTTAGTACACCCGAAAGACATTGCAAAAGCAGCTGCAGAGGAATTGACAAAAACATCTGAAGGTAAAAATGTAAGATATATTGTAAGCGATCTTAAGAATGCCTCTGATTTAGCCAAAACTTTTGGAAATGCCATCGGAAAACCTGAGCTCCCTTGGGTTGAGTTTAAAGACGAAGAATCGTTAAACGGAATGTTACAGGCCGGTCTTCCGGAAGAAATTGCAGAATTATATACGGAAATGGGGAGAGGAATCAGAACCGGAGTTGTGCAGAAAGATTTTATTGAGCATGGTTCTGTAGTTGATGGTGAAATTAAACTGGAGGAGTTTGCCAAAGAATTTGCGGGTAAGTTTAGTGCTTAA
- a CDS encoding ectonucleotide pyrophosphatase/phosphodiesterase produces MKRGLQFLLLIFSLTVFAQKETVDTAQVLIPNRYNSAEAQTKPYVIMISTDGFRYDYAKKYNAENLLKLSNEGVQAKAMIPSYPSITFPNHWTLITGLYPSHHGLIDNYFYDYKRKESYAMSNKKNAEDGSWYGGIPLWSLAEKQGMVSASMQWVGSASDAGGKRPTYYYPYHEKFTPSEKVNKVINWLKLPMDKRPHFISLYFPEVDGSGHHFGPDAKETEDAVHLIDKAIGELVQKVNDLGLRNVNFVFVSDHGMIKVDGGNPLEIPAMLLDKNRFDIYNSQTLLRVYVKNPAEVKKIYKELKANKTEDYEVYLDKKLPKYLHFGTKDDKYNRIGQILLIPKAPKIFLEKGKKTSVGKHGYNPRIVTEMKATFFAWGPEFKNNLIIDEFANINVYPLVAEILGLKIHQPIDGKLKVLKETLKEK; encoded by the coding sequence ATGAAGCGAGGATTACAATTTTTACTGTTAATTTTTTCATTGACGGTTTTTGCCCAGAAAGAAACAGTTGATACGGCACAGGTCCTTATTCCAAACAGATACAATAGTGCTGAAGCCCAGACAAAGCCTTATGTAATCATGATTTCAACAGATGGATTCCGATATGATTATGCTAAAAAGTACAATGCAGAAAATCTTCTAAAGCTTTCAAATGAAGGTGTTCAGGCTAAAGCAATGATTCCAAGTTATCCGAGCATTACTTTTCCGAATCACTGGACTTTAATTACCGGACTGTATCCTTCTCATCACGGATTGATAGATAATTATTTTTACGATTATAAAAGAAAAGAATCTTATGCGATGAGTAATAAGAAAAATGCTGAGGATGGAAGCTGGTATGGAGGAATTCCGCTTTGGAGTTTAGCTGAAAAGCAGGGAATGGTTTCCGCCTCCATGCAATGGGTGGGTTCTGCGAGTGATGCGGGTGGAAAAAGACCGACCTATTATTATCCTTATCACGAAAAATTTACTCCGTCAGAAAAAGTGAATAAAGTAATCAACTGGCTGAAATTGCCTATGGATAAAAGACCTCACTTTATTTCATTATACTTTCCTGAGGTTGACGGAAGCGGGCATCACTTTGGACCCGATGCCAAGGAAACCGAAGATGCTGTTCATTTAATTGATAAAGCCATCGGAGAGCTGGTTCAAAAAGTGAATGACTTAGGATTAAGAAATGTCAACTTCGTGTTTGTTTCAGACCACGGAATGATAAAAGTAGATGGTGGAAATCCTTTGGAAATTCCTGCAATGCTTTTAGATAAAAACAGATTTGATATTTATAATTCTCAGACTTTACTGAGAGTTTATGTTAAAAACCCTGCTGAGGTTAAAAAAATATATAAAGAATTAAAAGCAAATAAAACCGAAGATTATGAAGTATATTTAGATAAAAAGCTGCCAAAATATCTTCACTTCGGAACAAAAGACGATAAATATAATAGAATAGGACAAATCTTATTAATACCGAAAGCTCCAAAAATATTTCTGGAAAAAGGAAAGAAAACTTCCGTTGGGAAACATGGTTATAACCCGAGAATAGTTACTGAAATGAAAGCTACTTTCTTCGCTTGGGGTCCTGAATTTAAAAATAATCTGATCATTGATGAATTTGCTAATATCAATGTGTATCCTTTAGTTGCTGAAATTTTAGGATTGAAAATTCATCAGCCAATTGATGGGAAATTGAAGGTTTTGAAAGAAACTTTAAAAGAGAAATAA
- a CDS encoding T9SS type A sorting domain-containing protein yields MKKILLSMGMLLANFAWAQFTTGTVSLPTASMTVKIDTTPTTVTLTLTGDSNSMLGIGFGSSGMASGADGFIYNSSGNTDYTFGGIGITPTADASQDWTVSSNTVSGSTRTIVATRTLAGGAGDFAISNANTSINIFYARRDGNTALGYHSSNRDYATLSRSASLATADLALENKKISIYPNPAKEAVNFKNADNIKSVDIYESTGRKVRTVKVEGGNISISDLRSGSYYLEITQKDGTLSYEKLIKE; encoded by the coding sequence ATGAAAAAAATTCTACTATCAATGGGAATGCTTCTGGCAAATTTTGCCTGGGCTCAGTTTACGACAGGAACAGTCTCGTTACCAACTGCAAGTATGACTGTGAAAATAGATACTACGCCTACTACGGTAACTTTAACATTAACTGGAGACAGTAATTCAATGCTGGGAATCGGTTTCGGATCGAGCGGGATGGCAAGTGGAGCAGACGGATTTATTTATAATTCTTCAGGAAATACCGATTATACTTTTGGAGGAATAGGAATTACCCCTACTGCAGATGCATCACAAGACTGGACGGTAAGCAGCAATACAGTATCTGGAAGTACAAGAACTATTGTTGCAACAAGAACTTTAGCTGGTGGAGCCGGAGATTTTGCTATTTCCAATGCCAATACAAGCATCAATATCTTCTACGCAAGGAGAGATGGGAATACAGCATTGGGATATCATAGTTCAAATAGAGATTATGCAACGTTGTCTAGATCGGCAAGTCTTGCAACGGCTGATTTAGCACTTGAAAACAAAAAAATAAGCATTTATCCGAATCCGGCTAAAGAAGCGGTAAACTTTAAAAATGCAGATAATATCAAGTCAGTTGATATTTATGAATCTACAGGACGAAAAGTGAGAACTGTAAAAGTTGAAGGTGGGAATATCAGTATTTCTGATTTAAGATCCGGAAGTTATTATTTGGAAATTACCCAGAAAGATGGAACATTGTCCTATGAAAAATTGATTAAAGAATAG